From the Leptidea sinapis chromosome 42, ilLepSina1.1, whole genome shotgun sequence genome, one window contains:
- the LOC126976728 gene encoding uncharacterized protein LOC126976728 encodes MSDIRQQFVNFNAQMERLLTSVDGLTKRVECIENKVSVLENKYASNDVTGLVDTVERLKFDLNDREQELLLTDVEITGLSEANGENPMHLVCLVSKKLGVELEERDIVSAVRVGPKRGMTEGAAPVKPRPLAVRLSRRAQRDNMLRAARVRRGVNTEGFELPGPTDRFYVNKRLTKTNRQLFYDTRQAGTKGWKYVWTRDGRIYARKKNDTEARRIRCEADIKKYFFGALKVK; translated from the coding sequence ATGTCTGATATACGTCAGCAGTTTGTCAACTTTAATGCTCAAATGGAACGGTTGTTAACATCTGTGGACGGCCTTACAAAACGTGTGGAGTGCATAGAAAATAAGGTATCTGTGCTGGAGAACAAATATGCATCAAACGACGTAACTGGTCTTGTCGATACGGTCGAGAGGctcaaatttgatttgaatgacCGCGAGCAGGAACTTTTACTCACAGATGTGGAAATCACGGGCCTCTCGGAGGCTAATGGCGAAAACCCAATGCATCTTGTGTGCCTCGTCTCTAAAAAACTAGGCGTCGAGCTAGAGGAGAGGGACATCGTGAGTGCTGTACGTGTAGGACCCAAACGTGGCATGACGGAGGGAGCAGCACCGGTGAAGCCACGACCGCTAGCTGTGCGGCTTTCACGCCGCGCGCAGCGAGACAATATGCTGCGCGCCGCACGTGTCCGCCGCGGGGTCAATACCGAAGGCTTTGAGTTACCGGGCCCGACAGATAGGTTTTATGTCAATAAACGCTTGACTAAAACCAACAGGCAACTCTTCTACGACACTCGTCAGGCAGGTACCAAGGGATGGAAATACGTGTGGACTCGGGACGGACGAATTTACGCGCGGAAAAAAAATGACACCGAAGCTCGTCGTATCAGATGCGAGGcggatataaaaaaatatttttttggtgcTCTAAAAGTAAAGTAA